One Streptococcus sp. VT 162 genomic window, ATCTTTCAGCTTGTAACATCCCATATAGTTTTTGTAAATGGTCACCAATGTTTTGATAGGCGTCCTTGGCAAATCCTCCAAATAATAAGCTTTTATTTCCTCTGGATAAGCCAGTTTAGGATAGAGTTTGTTCATCATGCTTAACTGAATTTTGCAAGAGAATTTATTGAACATCAGTTTACCAAATAGAGACACTAGAAAGATGCTGATTTTAGCTAACCTTGGTTGAGGAATGCAGAGGCTTCCATCTATGATGGCCTTCTCAGCAATTTCACTGTCTAAAGACAAAAGCTCCATGGCAATTTGACCACCAAGTGAAACACCACCGATTGCAAACAATTTCCCACCACAGTTTGCTTTGATATAGTCTAGAATCTCCAAAGCAGAATCTTCAGTAGAAACATAATCAAGTTGATATTCCTCGCCGTGGCCATTCAAAGTGGGTAGAATAATACGGTATTCTTCTGACAAGATTCGTGCTTGACGAAGATAATTCCACCAAGAACTTCCACCACCATGTATCAGTAAAATAGGAGGCAAATTCTTATCACCAAATTCATGGAATTTCATGTTTAAACTCCTTACTGTAGAACTTTCACTAGCTACACCCATGTTTAATCAGCTCGTACAAGCAGTGATGTCTCATCAAATAGAAAAGTCTCTAACATTGATTATCTAGAATGACCACACGTTACTTTCAATAATGGATATCCTGATCTAAATTTTAAAATGTTGTTTCCTTACTAATTCTATTACTCGCCAATATAGTATAAATCAAATAACCAATAAAAATGATAATAAAAATAAGATTAATTTTTAACACAAAATAGAGATTTAACAAATTTGCGAATGCATGAAATAATACACAGTATCCCACAGATTTCGTTTGACGGTAAAGAAGCCCTAAAACAAAACTTAAAAATAATGTATATATAAAAAATAAAATAAAAGGAAATCCTTGATGACTTTCTCCAACTATAAACCATAAAGGCAGATGCCATATTCCCCAAATTGATCCTACAATCAAATTAGATTGCCAATAAGTATATTTTTTATCAAGTAATGGTTGTAATATTCCTCTCCATCCTAATTCTTCATGTCCACCACCAAAAAAAATTAGTTGTATAAAGAATAATGGCATCAGATAAATTGATACTCCGTTTAATTCTAAGGAAGATACAGAAAATAGTATCAAAATTGCTAACATATGATAAATGAAATAAATACTGCTATTTTCTATCTTATTAAACAAAAAATGTTTAAATTTTATATTATTACTTTTTAAATAAAAGCCACTTGCAATAGCTGGTCCAAGTGCACCAACTATATGTAATATTCTTCCTATAAATGTCTCTAATCCCAAAATATAAGATTGTGTAAATATAGCAAGAAGCCCCCAAGATATATAAGTAATTCCAAATGTACAATAAAGATAATTTTTTAAATTCTTTTTGTCAATTTCTGTCATTTTATCGCCCTTATCTTGATTATTTTATGAATAATATTTTTACTGCTTCTTAGTTGCTCTCGATTATAACTACCTATATTCTATCATAAAAACACAAAAAAGCCTTACAATCAAGGCTTTTCATTATTCATTTCGTCAATACCTTAGTTTCGTAAATTCAGATTCGCATGATTAAAACTAGTCAATTTTCTCAATAATGTTTCCAAGTCTATCCAATACAAGACAGGAATGATCATTTAGTGGAATTATGGGAACACTGACGAGTTCTTCTGCTCTATCCTTATTAGCTTTATCATTCCAGGAATCATAATGGACACTAATTAAAAACTGACTAAAGAGTCCTAATCCATTTTTTATCTTTATCTGATGATCTGAATTATCATTAGGTGAGACATAGACTTTTTCTCCTAATAATAGGGCTCCTGCAGAAAATCCTATAACTTTTGCCCCTTTATTAAGCATATAATCAATATAATTTTTGAACTCCTGATTGACATAAGTAGCTATATATTTTTCCGTATTTCCTCCACCAATGATGATTAGATCAGCATCTAAATAGCTATCAAAATCAATCTGCTCAGTGTCCAAAAGTAAGTAATCAGTGTTTAGATTAGGAAATTGACTTTGGAAAACTTCCGTGTACTTTTTCATATAGGGTTGCCAATTTTCTCGATAAACTGTAAAAATAACAATTCTTTCAAACTTGCTTGATAATACAATTTTATCAACAATGCTATATTTCGTTATTGGGGGATTCCCACCCATCAAAAAAATTTGTTCTTTCAAGTTAACACACTTTCTAAAGATACATAAAGTTTAACAAGTTTATTCACGTTTCTAAATTATAATTTTTTCTTAAAATGAATAATTCTACTTGCCTCCTGAAATCCAATATTGAGATGAAATCTTATAGAATCCGTATTCGTTAA contains:
- a CDS encoding peptidase S51, which gives rise to MKEQIFLMGGNPPITKYSIVDKIVLSSKFERIVIFTVYRENWQPYMKKYTEVFQSQFPNLNTDYLLLDTEQIDFDSYLDADLIIIGGGNTEKYIATYVNQEFKNYIDYMLNKGAKVIGFSAGALLLGEKVYVSPNDNSDHQIKIKNGLGLFSQFLISVHYDSWNDKANKDRAEELVSVPIIPLNDHSCLVLDRLGNIIEKID
- a CDS encoding abortive infection protein → MTEIDKKNLKNYLYCTFGITYISWGLLAIFTQSYILGLETFIGRILHIVGALGPAIASGFYLKSNNIKFKHFLFNKIENSSIYFIYHMLAILILFSVSSLELNGVSIYLMPLFFIQLIFFGGGHEELGWRGILQPLLDKKYTYWQSNLIVGSIWGIWHLPLWFIVGESHQGFPFILFFIYTLFLSFVLGLLYRQTKSVGYCVLFHAFANLLNLYFVLKINLIFIIIFIGYLIYTILASNRISKETTF
- a CDS encoding multidrug transporter; amino-acid sequence: MKFHEFGDKNLPPILLIHGGGSSWWNYLRQARILSEEYRIILPTLNGHGEEYQLDYVSTEDSALEILDYIKANCGGKLFAIGGVSLGGQIAMELLSLDSEIAEKAIIDGSLCIPQPRLAKISIFLVSLFGKLMFNKFSCKIQLSMMNKLYPKLAYPEEIKAYYLEDLPRTPIKTLVTIYKNYMGCYKLKDMISASKAQVLYIYGEKELNCVKESAKLFHQLHSNTILYEAKGYNHGYLSAYLPYEWIDLVVPFLKSDSLEMCNESDMP